One window of the Rhipicephalus sanguineus isolate Rsan-2018 chromosome 2, BIME_Rsan_1.4, whole genome shotgun sequence genome contains the following:
- the LOC125757050 gene encoding uncharacterized protein LOC125757050 has product MPETVVSDNGPQLVSEEFTAFMRDVGARHIVSAPYHPSTNGLAERFVQTLKSALRKSPPASAQQRRRQQLSVIVELEALEADLESAWRRSRQLLLAAAARYSSERSVWAYPREVSWYETTLPHVPDNVFKENFRVNRATFDYIVSVCESMRRLDTNMRKAIPLKKRVAIALYRLTTSAEDGSVGNIFGVGRSTVNLVFREFCATVVRRLESRYVKFPREREVAEHVRRFAAVTGFPQGMGALDGCHIEVCPPKENAADYINYKGWYSVILLAVVDHTYKFQYTNVGTPGKNHDSNVFQRSRLPKVLAGSRFTKDKRLLKNVEIGPVLLADQAFPLQPTIMKPYPHPGPRGSPTQYFNYRLSSARRVVENAFGRLKARFRILHTLECDIDNVNSIIRACCVLHNICEQLNDRCDVLWVDAVTNEDRRRPQPVCTTRRVEPSCVAVRNALAEHLHSTK; this is encoded by the exons ATGCCGGAGACGGTGGTGTCCGACAATGGACCACAACTGGTGTCCGAAGAGTTCACAGCGTTTATGCGGGACGTCGGGGCCAGACATATCGTGAGCGCCCCTTATCATCCAAGCACAAATGGCCTGGCGGAGCGGTTCGTGCAAACGTTGAAGTCTGCTCTGCGCAAGTCACCGCCCG CTTCCGCGCAGCAGCGGCGCAGGCAGCAGCTGAGTGTCATCGTCGAACTAGAAGCTTTGGAGGCTGACCTAGAAAGTGCGTGGCGTAGGAGCCGACAGCTTTTATTGGCAGCTGCAGCACGTTACTCCAGCGAACGTTCTGTTTGGGCATACCCCCGGGAGGTGTCGTGGTACGAGACGACACTTCCGCACGTCCCCGACAATGTGTTCAAGGAGAACTTTCGTGTAAACCGCGCCACTTTCGACTATATAGTCAGTGTTTGCGAGTCCATGAGGCGTCTAGACACTAATATGCGGAAGGCCATTCCACTCAAAAAGCGTGTTGCAATAGCGCTCTACCGCCTCACTACCTCTGCTGAGGACGGAAGTGTGGGCAATATTTTTGGTGTTGGCCGCTCCACAGTGAATCTTGTTTTCCGCGAGTTTTGTGCCACTGTTGTTCGCCGTCTAGAATCCCGCTACGTAAAATTTCCCAGGGAACGCGAAGTCGCCGAGCACGTACGCAGGTTTGCCGCAGTGACAGGGTTTCCTCAAGGCATGGGCGCCCTGGACGGGTGCCATATTGAAGTCTGTCCCCCAAAAGAGAATGCCGCTGATTACATTAATTATAAGGGGTGGTACAGCGTCATATTATTAGCTGTTGTGGACCACACCTACAAGTTTCAATACACTAATGTAGGAACGCCTGGGAAAAACCACGATTCCAATGTCTTTCAGCGGTCACGGCTTCCTAAAGTGTTGGCTGGCAGCCGATTCACCAAAGACAAAAGGCTCCTTAAGAATGTGGAAATTGGTCCTGTGCTGCTTGCCGACCAGGCGTTCCCGTTACAGCCAACAATAATGAAGCCTTACCCTCACCCTGGCCCTAGAGGTTCCCCTACGCAGTACTTTAACTACCGTCTCTCGAGTGCCAGGCGTGTGGTAGAAAATGCATTTGGCCGGCTGAAGGCACGCTTCCGGATCTTGCACACGCTCGAGTGTGACATTGACAATGTCAACAGCATCATTCGTGCATGTTGTGTTCTGCACAACATTTGTGAACAGCTCAATGATCGCTGCGATGTCTTGTGGGTGGATGCCGTCACAAATGAAGATCGAAGACGGCCTCAACCAGTTTGTACGACGAGGCGGGTGGAACCATCTTGTGTGGCTGTGAGGAATGCCCTTGCTGAGCACTTGCACTCTACTAAATGA